One genomic segment of Pelodiscus sinensis isolate JC-2024 unplaced genomic scaffold, ASM4963464v1 ctg239, whole genome shotgun sequence includes these proteins:
- the LOC102458294 gene encoding hexokinase-2-like isoform X2, with translation MEELRNVVALAGEEEGRMCINMEWGAFGDNGCLDAFFTPFDAQVDAASLNPGKQRFEKLISGMYLGEIVRRVLLKLTAEGLLFRGRPSPKLQTPDIFQTKFLSSIESDGLALRQVCAILEALGLHVTCEDSLLVREVCQVVARRAAQLCGAGVAAVVEKIRENRGLEQLAVTVGVDGTLYKLHPHFAQQVQATVKCLAPLCHITFLQSEDGSGKGAALIAAVACRVGRRQR, from the exons ATGGAGGAGCTGCGGAACGTGGTtgccctggcgggggaggaggaggggcggaTGTGCATCAACATGGAGTGGGGGGCGTTCGGCGACAACGGCTGCCTGGACGCCTTCTTCACCCCCTTCGACGCACAGGTGGACGCGGCCTCGCTGAACCCCGGCAAGCAGAG GTTCGAGAAGCTCATCAGTGGCATGTATCTGGGTGAGATCGTCCGGCGCGTCCTGCTGAAGCTCACGGCCGAGGGCCTCCTGTTCcggggccgcccctcccccaagctccagACCCCCGACATCTTCCAGACCAAGTTCCTGTCGTCCATCGAGAG CGACGGCCTGGCCCTGCGGCAGGTGTGCGCCATCCTGGAGGCGCTGGGGCTGCACGTCACCTGCGAGGACAGCCTGTTGGTGCGGGAGGTGTGCCAGGTGGTGGCCCGGCGGGCGGCCCAGCTGTGCGGGGCGGGCGTGGCCGCTGTGGTGGAGAAGATCCGGGAGAaccggggcctggagcagctggcGGTGACGGTGGGCGTGGACGGGACGCTCTACAAGCTGCACCCCCA CTTTGCGCAGCAGGTGCAGGCCACGGTGAAGTGCCTGGCCCCGCTCTGCCACATCACCTTCCTGCAGTCGGAGGACGGCTCTGGCAAGGGCGCTGCACTCATCGCGGCCGTGGCCTGTCGTGTGGGCCGCCGCCAGCGCTGA